The DNA sequence CACCTATAGCCTTGCCATCTGTGACATAAAGACGAGTACTTTGGAGATTCGGTTGACCATCGGGATCCAGTGTATTGCATAGCTGAAAGACTCGATGATTTATATCTAGCAGCGCAGCGAAGTCCTTTCGGATGGGTAGGCCGGCGATGCACCTCTTGATGTGTTTCTGGCAATGCCATGCGAGCATATCAGCAGCTTCCAGCAAATGGCGTTCGCCCTTGCGTTCGAAGGAGTAGGAGAACTCCTGGCCTTTATTGCGCGCGTCTAACGCAAGCTCTTTTAGTAATCGGCGAACATCAGTATTTTTCTCCTGTCCAGATTCAATGAAGACTTCTAACTTCGGGCGAAAAGATAAATTGCTGATTTCGGCTAAAAACGCCGATAGAATGCATTCTATTGCAAAAGAGTAAGGGTATTCCTTCCCTTTTGCGTTTTCAATAATTCTGTAGTTCCTTTGGCTGAAGCAAAACGCAAAGCCGAACATGCAGTTATATCGTATTAGATTTATCAGCTCAGTCGCTAAGGCAGTGCATCTCGCCTTGCCGAGAGATCCGTACGGTTCGACCCGGCCCCCTAAACACTCAGACGTGCGAAAATAATCGATGCCGTACCTGTCTAGCACGTCCTGCCAAGCTGTTGCCATGGACTCGCCGGCGTTGGCGCGAACCATGTAGCCCGCGACACAAAACGCAATATCGTCCTTGTTGATGCCTGTCTCATCAACATAAGCTTCGATCAACATGATAGTGGGCCTTGTTATCCTAAAGCATGCTCCGGCGAGCCGCAGCTCGCTTGAAGTTTGCAAAGGGTTAGCACCTCGATTTCTTCGTAGATACGAGCGATCGGTACCTTTTCCGCTGCAGGAACGTGTTGGCCGTCACAAAAAGGACTCTGCCAATCGGTCACGCTTTGGGCCAAATCTGACCCCGCGATAATTGCGTCCCGACGCGATATGGTCCCCCCGAGAAGCCCGCCCGTGCGAAAGCGCTGGCGGGCTTTTTGCTGTTCGAGGAGCCTCATGGCAGTCACTGCCCAACCGACTGTTGCGCAGCTGCTGCGCGAGGAAGTCGACAAGCTCTATGGGCTCACCGGCGAGGCCGAGGACGGCATTCGTTCGGCCGAGCATTTCGACGAGCTGGAAGGCGAAGTGACCGCGGTGGCGCGCCGCCTGCGTGAGGCCTTCCGCCGAGGACGCCGCGCGTGATGGCTGCCGGCGATCTGATCGATATCGGCAATCTGCGCGATATGGAGCGCAAGGCACGCTCCGGCACGGTGGTGGAAGTGACCGCCGACTTCCTCGCCCAGCTGGTGACCGAGTTGAGTGCCGGCCGGGAAGCCGAGGCACAGCGCGGCCGTTGCTTTGGCCTGCCCGAGGGCAAAACGCTGTGAATGCAGTCGGCAGCTTCCATCCGGCGATTGCCCGCCGTTGCCGGGCTGACGGCCACCTGAAGGCGCAGCTGGATGCGCTGGGCGGCGAGGCAGGGCTGCTGATCTGGCACGAGCAGAGGGCTTGGGCGAGCATCACCTTCAGCGGCACGCGGCATCGGCTGGAATATGCGTTCGAGGGCGGCGACGCTGTGGAGCGCGGCCGGGCGATGCTGGACGCGCTGCCGGAGCATGAATTCCGCATTCCGGGCCAGCTGGTCGCAGACGCTGCGGTGATCGAACGGCGGGAGGAGCTGGAAGGCCCGGCCCGGCTGGAGGCGGCGATCGAGGTGCTGCTCCTGGAGGAGAATTGATATGGCGGCCGTGCGTGCCCCGCGTTCCGTTGGCGCTGCGACAAAGCTGTGCGAGCGCTTCGCCGTGCTTGAGGCGGCGATCGCCGACATCGAGGCGGAGCGGAACAAGGCGATTGCCGATGCCAATGCGGTTGCCGACAGCCAGGCGCAGGGACTGATCGAGGAGCGCGAACAGATCCGCGAGAAGATGGCGCCCTGGTGGGCTGCCAATGCGGCGGGGCTCACCGAGGGCAAGCGCAAGTC is a window from the Altererythrobacter sp. B11 genome containing:
- a CDS encoding DUF3800 domain-containing protein — protein: MLIEAYVDETGINKDDIAFCVAGYMVRANAGESMATAWQDVLDRYGIDYFRTSECLGGRVEPYGSLGKARCTALATELINLIRYNCMFGFAFCFSQRNYRIIENAKGKEYPYSFAIECILSAFLAEISNLSFRPKLEVFIESGQEKNTDVRRLLKELALDARNKGQEFSYSFERKGERHLLEAADMLAWHCQKHIKRCIAGLPIRKDFAALLDINHRVFQLCNTLDPDGQPNLQSTRLYVTDGKAIGDKEAMDEIAQIYQLGSRR